The following coding sequences are from one Desulfosporosinus orientis DSM 765 window:
- a CDS encoding response regulator transcription factor: MKIVLVDDEPEILTLVRDYLTREGYSVVTAANGLEGMEIIEGEKPDLVLLDWMLPGLNGLEMCKRLRETSTIPIIMLTAKSEEIDRVLGLEFGADDYIVKPFSLRELAARVKTVLRRSGGGAQETASSVIARGEISLDISSHKVLKRGQEIFLTPTEFNILHLLALRPGTVYSRLQLLRQAMGEEYLYYERSIDTHVSNLRKKIEDNPSEPKYIETVFGVGYRFGEGL, from the coding sequence ATGAAAATTGTACTAGTGGATGACGAACCGGAGATTCTCACACTCGTCAGAGATTATCTCACACGTGAAGGATATAGTGTTGTAACAGCAGCAAATGGACTTGAAGGCATGGAAATCATTGAAGGAGAAAAACCGGATCTTGTTTTGTTGGACTGGATGCTGCCGGGGCTGAATGGACTGGAAATGTGCAAACGCTTGCGAGAAACAAGCACTATTCCAATTATTATGCTCACGGCTAAATCAGAGGAAATTGATCGAGTTCTTGGCCTGGAGTTTGGAGCAGACGATTATATTGTCAAGCCATTCAGCCTGCGGGAATTGGCTGCCAGGGTCAAAACTGTCCTACGTCGTTCAGGAGGCGGAGCACAGGAAACGGCCTCTTCAGTCATAGCTCGAGGGGAGATAAGCTTAGATATCTCAAGTCATAAAGTCCTAAAGCGAGGGCAGGAAATATTTCTCACCCCCACAGAATTTAATATTCTGCATTTACTCGCCCTGCGGCCCGGTACGGTTTATAGCCGCCTCCAGTTATTACGTCAAGCGATGGGAGAGGAGTATCTTTATTATGAACGCTCCATTGATACCCATGTGTCAAACCTGCGTAAGAAAATAGAGGACAACCCCAGCGAACCAAAGTACATTGAGACGGTGTTTGGTGTTGGTTATCGGTTTGGTGAAGGCTTGTGA
- a CDS encoding GerMN domain-containing protein gives MKVQVRKSALIGVVFLSLILMTGCGTLETLVKKDGTTTPLTEWIGASENKETSVPASTTAGEGRAVSLYFPDKSGQYLLKEERMLPKTLSLARETVNQWLKGPMETDIMQSSVSTATVLRDIAIRDNVVIVDLSKEFMMSNSKVSPEVALYGLVNTLTQFSTVKQVQIRIEGQPISKYGTIDATHLAYNTSLIKGNVSETTTVPNAGTEKTGLDVVVPSNSSNGSNGSNGVLSDSPSSINLFSYPPSST, from the coding sequence ATGAAAGTACAGGTACGGAAGAGCGCTCTTATTGGAGTTGTTTTCCTTAGCCTAATTCTTATGACTGGCTGTGGAACTCTGGAGACATTGGTTAAGAAGGATGGAACCACTACTCCACTAACGGAATGGATAGGAGCAAGTGAGAATAAAGAGACGAGTGTTCCTGCATCAACAACAGCCGGAGAAGGCAGGGCAGTGTCACTTTATTTCCCGGATAAGAGTGGGCAATATCTATTGAAAGAAGAGCGAATGCTGCCTAAAACATTGAGTTTGGCCAGAGAAACCGTCAATCAATGGCTGAAGGGTCCGATGGAGACAGACATTATGCAAAGTTCAGTTTCAACAGCTACGGTATTGCGGGATATTGCTATCAGAGATAATGTAGTTATTGTAGATTTAAGTAAAGAATTTATGATGTCCAACTCTAAAGTTTCTCCTGAGGTTGCCTTATATGGGCTGGTTAATACCTTGACCCAATTCTCCACTGTCAAACAGGTGCAGATACGAATTGAGGGGCAGCCGATCAGCAAATATGGAACCATTGATGCCACACACCTAGCCTACAATACCAGTCTAATAAAAGGGAATGTCTCAGAAACAACAACTGTCCCTAATGCCGGCACGGAAAAAACAGGTTTAGATGTGGTCGTACCAAGCAATAGCAGCAATGGTAGTAATGGCAGTAATGGGGTCCTGTCAGATTCTCCGAGTTCAATTAACTTATTTAGTTACCCTCCTAGTTCGACTTAA
- a CDS encoding efflux RND transporter periplasmic adaptor subunit, which translates to MNKKWVTIGVLGVLVLGGGYWGYKKFTAKPVVAANVTAKATIGDVTKVISATGTVNFPHSIPLQFSNNGQVVELDIKDGDIVKKGQVLARIDDTALKTSVGQQEANLLTAQAKLQSLQDGYNDQTKAEAQSTLAKAKQNLITAQQNADPAYLANQVLLANQTVKQASDALAKAQQNGDTSSIQSAQNSLNQAVSELTTAQNQQNGGAAQALTAAQADVTAAQYKVDQQGAGPSEADLQSAYASISQAQAQLDSAKTALAEATILAPTDAVVIDTGMQLYQYTTDDTKITITPLDGTGSNLEVVADIDQADIGQVKIGQKVDITLDAYPDDHSSGVVSLVALQGTTTSNVTTFGVTVDVDQASDKLRSGMNANLDIIVDEAKGVLTIPSEAIKTRGNEKGVMVPVSEADQSGNGSEKSTTGTEKSTTGSEKSTNRQAQGNVKFITVEFGLDDGTNVEVKSGLKEGQEVITSVSSSTTTKTSSGGFLFGGGNRNAGSPPR; encoded by the coding sequence ATGAACAAAAAATGGGTGACCATAGGGGTGTTAGGTGTTTTGGTCTTGGGAGGAGGTTATTGGGGTTACAAAAAATTCACTGCCAAGCCTGTTGTAGCGGCTAATGTTACGGCAAAGGCAACAATTGGAGATGTAACGAAGGTTATTTCTGCAACGGGAACGGTTAACTTTCCGCATTCAATTCCTCTGCAATTTTCCAACAACGGACAAGTCGTTGAGCTCGATATTAAAGATGGTGATATTGTAAAAAAAGGGCAAGTTCTTGCCAGGATCGATGATACGGCTCTTAAAACCAGTGTGGGACAACAGGAAGCCAATTTACTGACCGCACAAGCAAAGCTTCAATCCCTTCAAGATGGCTATAATGATCAAACCAAGGCAGAGGCTCAATCAACCCTTGCTAAGGCAAAACAGAATTTGATCACGGCTCAACAGAATGCGGACCCGGCTTATTTAGCAAACCAGGTTTTACTAGCCAATCAGACTGTCAAACAGGCCAGTGATGCTTTAGCTAAAGCTCAGCAGAACGGAGATACGTCATCCATACAATCGGCCCAAAATTCATTGAATCAGGCCGTAAGTGAGTTGACAACTGCTCAAAATCAACAAAATGGAGGAGCGGCCCAAGCCTTGACGGCGGCTCAGGCAGATGTGACAGCAGCACAATATAAAGTAGATCAGCAAGGGGCCGGTCCGTCTGAAGCCGACCTGCAGTCGGCTTATGCCAGTATCTCTCAAGCTCAGGCTCAGCTCGACAGTGCTAAAACTGCCTTAGCAGAAGCTACAATCCTGGCGCCGACGGATGCAGTAGTTATTGATACAGGGATGCAGCTCTATCAATACACAACGGACGATACGAAGATTACAATCACGCCATTGGATGGAACGGGTAGTAATCTTGAAGTGGTAGCGGATATAGACCAGGCAGATATAGGTCAGGTTAAAATAGGACAAAAGGTAGATATTACTTTGGATGCCTACCCGGATGATCATAGCAGTGGGGTTGTGAGTTTGGTTGCTCTTCAAGGAACAACCACTTCCAATGTTACAACCTTTGGAGTTACCGTTGACGTAGATCAGGCCAGCGATAAGCTGCGCTCAGGCATGAATGCCAATCTGGATATTATTGTGGACGAGGCTAAAGGTGTTCTGACTATACCCAGCGAGGCCATCAAAACGAGGGGAAATGAAAAAGGCGTCATGGTTCCTGTGAGTGAGGCTGATCAATCCGGCAATGGTTCGGAAAAATCGACTACTGGGACAGAAAAATCGACTACTGGCTCAGAAAAGTCAACGAATAGACAGGCCCAAGGCAATGTGAAATTCATTACGGTGGAATTCGGTTTAGATGATGGAACGAATGTGGAGGTCAAAAGCGGCTTGAAAGAAGGGCAAGAAGTCATAACAAGCGTTAGTTCATCCACAACCACTAAAACTAGTTCCGGAGGATTTTTATTCGGCGGCGGAAATAGAAATGCCGGTAGTCCTCCTAGATAA
- a CDS encoding YlbF family regulator: MNYINKARELGEALSQTPEVQALKAAEAAIMADPLSKEAFTRYQEKERGLVTAQMISKVVPEKESLALLDLKVRLMNKHPLIKEYFVHQQSYEKMMAMVNLTLTTAMHGMPSASDLPIPEELKGMAQQILDKISGGNPMEKMQISPEMLSGIKLPPNLKP; the protein is encoded by the coding sequence ATGAATTACATTAACAAGGCTCGCGAATTAGGGGAGGCTCTTTCTCAAACTCCCGAAGTTCAAGCACTGAAAGCTGCCGAAGCTGCTATTATGGCCGACCCTCTAAGTAAAGAAGCCTTTACTCGATACCAAGAAAAAGAGCGCGGTCTTGTCACTGCTCAAATGATCAGCAAAGTCGTTCCGGAAAAAGAGAGTCTAGCCCTTCTTGATTTAAAAGTTCGTCTTATGAATAAACATCCTTTGATTAAAGAGTACTTTGTTCATCAGCAAAGCTATGAAAAAATGATGGCTATGGTAAACCTAACTCTAACAACGGCAATGCATGGAATGCCCTCTGCAAGCGACCTTCCCATTCCTGAGGAGTTAAAAGGAATGGCTCAACAAATTCTTGACAAAATCAGTGGTGGAAACCCCATGGAAAAAATGCAAATCTCACCTGAAATGTTAAGCGGAATCAAACTCCCCCCTAATCTCAAACCATAA
- a CDS encoding ZIP family metal transporter: MQDFFEIIWISTIAGLATTLGSLLVLIFGKPKERVLAALLAGAGGVMLAVVSVDLLPEAWEVGPPFQVGFGFVLGLLFMYLADIRLNNSHHSLPLSRRQRLKRTGLLVATGIALHDIPEGMAIAVSQEAAPGLGLLIALGITLHNLPEGMATTAPLKMAQIRWWKILLLNVGIAFFTPLGAMLGLLALESVQNSLAFFLAFAAGAMTFLVFAELAPLSRERHPNYALLGGAVGFILFSIISLLLPS; encoded by the coding sequence ATGCAGGATTTTTTTGAAATCATTTGGATCAGCACCATTGCGGGGCTGGCTACTACCCTGGGGAGCCTGCTGGTCCTCATCTTTGGCAAGCCGAAAGAAAGAGTCCTGGCTGCTCTCTTAGCCGGCGCAGGAGGAGTCATGTTGGCCGTGGTAAGCGTAGATTTGCTCCCTGAGGCCTGGGAAGTTGGACCGCCATTTCAAGTAGGATTCGGTTTTGTCCTAGGGCTGCTCTTCATGTACCTAGCTGATATTCGCCTCAACAATTCCCATCACTCCCTGCCATTGTCCCGGCGCCAACGTCTAAAGAGAACCGGGCTTCTAGTCGCCACAGGAATTGCTTTACACGATATTCCTGAGGGGATGGCCATTGCCGTCAGTCAAGAAGCTGCTCCTGGGCTGGGATTGCTCATTGCCTTGGGAATTACACTGCACAATCTTCCTGAAGGAATGGCCACAACGGCACCATTGAAAATGGCTCAAATCCGCTGGTGGAAGATTCTCCTCCTGAATGTGGGTATTGCCTTTTTTACTCCCCTGGGAGCAATGCTGGGTCTCCTTGCTTTAGAATCTGTGCAAAACTCTCTTGCCTTCTTTCTTGCCTTTGCAGCCGGGGCAATGACATTTCTTGTTTTTGCTGAGTTAGCACCTCTCTCTCGTGAACGCCACCCCAATTACGCTTTGCTGGGCGGTGCGGTTGGATTTATTTTGTTTTCAATAATTAGCTTACTCCTGCCCTCTTAA
- the spoIIR gene encoding stage II sporulation protein R, with product MKVRGIIGLLVICMMGFLSFGAFQKPVPVAGVHEETLAKTPETLIRFHVLANSDSEEDQALKRAVRDAILKQVAPKLAASRSIEESRQIVQQIRPEMETIALSVVEKWHKNYTVHTEYGHFAFPTKSYGTLVLPAGNYEALRVVIGKGEGSNWWCVLFPALCFVDIEHSTAVQVDGKSQTAYAIKSTPKIRFFFWEKIKGLF from the coding sequence ATGAAAGTTCGTGGAATCATTGGATTATTAGTTATATGCATGATGGGATTTTTGTCCTTTGGTGCTTTTCAGAAACCTGTTCCAGTTGCAGGCGTTCATGAAGAAACACTGGCTAAGACGCCTGAGACATTAATTCGCTTTCACGTCCTGGCTAATTCAGATAGTGAAGAAGATCAAGCTTTAAAACGGGCGGTCAGAGATGCGATTTTGAAACAAGTTGCACCTAAATTGGCAGCCTCACGGTCTATAGAAGAATCCCGGCAAATCGTACAACAAATCCGACCGGAGATGGAGACTATTGCCCTCTCTGTTGTTGAAAAATGGCATAAGAATTATACTGTCCACACTGAGTATGGGCATTTTGCCTTTCCTACCAAATCCTATGGGACTCTGGTTTTGCCGGCGGGAAACTATGAAGCATTACGTGTTGTAATCGGCAAGGGAGAGGGGTCAAACTGGTGGTGTGTTCTTTTTCCTGCGCTGTGTTTTGTAGATATTGAGCATTCAACGGCGGTCCAAGTCGATGGGAAAAGTCAAACGGCTTATGCCATAAAAAGTACCCCGAAGATACGATTTTTCTTTTGGGAAAAGATTAAAGGGCTTTTCTAA
- a CDS encoding sensor histidine kinase — protein sequence MAIFFTAIALTTTQVLLGHAESYVQQAYGESWKRLLSGYYEATGGWDGVQTYVTKISEPERRLGPIFDESSTKQLPEPDLNFSRPRRDSPHFWVFDLHNKVVGDSLNKDLGKDLSLLPQSSKIPKQWEEIKVKDQTVGYYYQESPLISNYNRLAKTIGTSIIRAMLIGLILTSVVALLLGMLLTRHFTKPLNHLMEAVRNVGKGDLSSRVHVDGNGDIAILAQEFNRMTEQLARNEEVRRNMVADIAHELRTPLAVILGKLESIQEGVLPSTPETILPIQDETLRLIRLVRDLQQLNLAEAGKLPMALKPVDLRQLVERIIEQFAIEFEERKLTAEIIGDVPEIIGDPDRLTQVFVNLIGNALLHTAPGGSLRVALAEAERFGEDEIGADGSIQRLRDVFRRKGDKPEGSRDSRESSEAIKSKESFKDGWVQVTVEDTGEGIPEKELDHIFNRFYRVDKARERESGGTGLGLAIAKEFIQAHGGSIQVDSKIGEGSSFRILLPMKQSADTL from the coding sequence ATGGCGATCTTTTTCACTGCCATTGCCCTGACCACAACTCAAGTCTTACTGGGTCATGCTGAATCCTATGTTCAGCAAGCCTATGGAGAAAGCTGGAAGCGTTTGTTAAGCGGTTACTATGAGGCCACCGGCGGATGGGATGGTGTTCAAACCTATGTCACCAAGATCAGCGAGCCGGAGCGGAGATTAGGTCCGATTTTTGACGAGAGTAGTACCAAACAATTACCTGAACCGGATCTTAATTTTAGCAGACCACGGCGAGACAGTCCTCATTTTTGGGTATTTGATCTTCATAACAAAGTTGTAGGGGACTCACTGAATAAGGATTTAGGCAAGGATCTCTCTCTGCTTCCTCAAAGCAGCAAGATTCCTAAGCAATGGGAAGAGATTAAGGTTAAGGATCAAACTGTCGGATATTACTATCAAGAAAGCCCTCTCATTTCTAATTATAATCGCCTTGCCAAAACCATTGGAACGTCTATTATCCGAGCCATGCTCATTGGGTTAATACTAACATCTGTTGTCGCCTTGCTGTTAGGTATGTTATTGACGCGACATTTTACGAAACCCTTAAATCATCTGATGGAAGCTGTTCGTAATGTGGGAAAAGGGGATTTATCGTCACGGGTTCATGTTGATGGAAATGGGGATATCGCCATCTTAGCTCAGGAATTCAATCGGATGACGGAACAGTTAGCCCGCAACGAGGAAGTAAGGCGCAATATGGTAGCTGATATCGCTCATGAATTGCGAACTCCCCTTGCTGTCATCCTTGGAAAATTAGAGTCCATTCAGGAAGGGGTTTTGCCTTCGACTCCGGAGACAATTCTACCAATTCAAGATGAGACTTTAAGACTAATTCGTTTAGTACGAGATCTTCAGCAATTAAATCTAGCAGAAGCCGGAAAACTTCCAATGGCTTTAAAGCCGGTAGATCTCAGACAATTGGTAGAGCGAATTATAGAGCAGTTTGCCATTGAATTTGAAGAGCGAAAGTTGACGGCTGAAATAATAGGAGATGTCCCTGAAATTATAGGTGACCCGGATCGGTTGACTCAAGTTTTTGTTAATCTGATTGGCAATGCCTTATTACATACTGCGCCTGGCGGATCTCTTAGGGTGGCCCTCGCGGAAGCTGAAAGGTTTGGCGAAGACGAAATTGGTGCTGACGGAAGTATTCAACGCTTACGTGACGTTTTCCGTCGTAAAGGAGATAAACCCGAAGGGTCAAGAGATTCTAGAGAATCAAGCGAAGCTATAAAAAGCAAAGAGTCATTCAAAGATGGTTGGGTGCAAGTCACTGTTGAAGACACTGGAGAAGGAATTCCGGAAAAAGAGCTGGATCATATTTTTAACCGCTTTTATCGCGTAGATAAAGCAAGAGAGCGTGAAAGCGGCGGAACTGGTCTAGGCTTGGCAATCGCCAAAGAGTTTATCCAAGCCCATGGCGGTTCTATCCAAGTTGACAGCAAGATTGGCGAAGGCAGCTCTTTTAGGATCCTGTTGCCAATGAAGCAGAGTGCAGATACGCTATAA
- a CDS encoding GDSL-type esterase/lipase family protein, with translation MRTYRLEIRLIQVAVGLAVIILIAGFAGFWGQGEKVPEVSTNPGVTADDSTLSNTKIVALGDSFTLGYPLDPEYSWTTRLAEVLQVTVVNKGKSYQTAKDLLNRFDTDVVNEKPGRVIIFSGIGDALQGVPLSEVQTNIKAMVEKAKSNHIIPILALPIEYPGVREAINETREWELAYAKEEGILTLDFSTALFDSEGKYLDGLTIDDKYPNAKGYKAMGDYAAQVLK, from the coding sequence ATGCGTACATATCGGTTAGAGATACGCTTAATTCAAGTTGCAGTTGGTCTAGCCGTTATTATCTTGATTGCCGGTTTTGCCGGTTTCTGGGGACAGGGTGAAAAAGTACCTGAGGTTTCCACAAATCCAGGTGTTACAGCAGATGATTCGACACTAAGCAATACAAAAATTGTTGCTTTAGGAGACTCTTTCACTTTGGGCTATCCTCTGGATCCTGAGTATTCCTGGACAACTCGTCTGGCCGAGGTTCTGCAAGTAACAGTTGTCAATAAAGGAAAATCATACCAAACGGCAAAAGACTTGCTCAATCGTTTTGATACTGACGTTGTAAATGAAAAGCCTGGGAGGGTTATCATATTTTCAGGTATTGGAGATGCTCTTCAAGGTGTACCCCTTTCAGAGGTGCAGACGAATATTAAAGCCATGGTAGAAAAGGCTAAATCAAATCACATTATTCCCATACTTGCTCTTCCCATTGAGTACCCAGGGGTTCGTGAAGCAATAAATGAGACCCGTGAATGGGAATTGGCTTATGCCAAGGAGGAAGGTATTCTAACCTTAGATTTTTCCACGGCATTGTTCGATTCGGAGGGTAAATATCTGGACGGATTAACCATTGATGATAAGTATCCCAATGCTAAAGGATACAAAGCGATGGGGGATTATGCTGCTCAGGTGTTGAAGTAG